Within the Streptomyces sp. R41 genome, the region CGATCGCGCCGACCGTCTCCTCGATCGGCACGTTGGGGTCGGCCCGCGCGATCCGGTACACGTCGATGTGGTCCACGCCGAGACGCTGCAGCGAGTACGCGGCGAAGTTCTTCACGGCGGCCGGGCGACCGTCGTATCCCGACCAGCCGCCGTCCGGGTCGCGCAGCGCGCCGAACTTCACGCTGGTCAGCGCCTGCTCACGCCGCGCCGCGGGGGCCGCGCGCAGCGCCTCGCCGATCAGCATCTCGTTGTGACCCATGGCGTAGAAGTCACCGGTGTCGAGCAGGGTCACGCCGGCCTCCAGGGCGGCGTGGATCGTCGCAATGGACTCGGTCCGGTCGGCCTCGCCGTACAGCGCGGACATGCCCATGCAGCCGAGGCCGAGGGCGGAGACCTGGGGGCCGGTGGTTCCGAGGGGGCGGGTTTGCATGAGGACTCCTTGGGTGTCCGTGGTGGGTGATGCGTCCACCATGGCATGACAGATGACAGATTTCAATATCTGTCAGCTGTTATCTGTCATCTGATATCTGTCATCCGTCAGCTGTTATCCGTTACCTGTCATCCGTCAGCTGTCAGCTGTCATCCGTTATCTGCCAGCCGTCAGCCGTCACCCGTCAGCTGTCATTCGTCAGCCGTGCCGCCCCCTCCGGCCCGACCGACCCCACAGACCCAGCCCTCATCTGGTCCAGACCTATTGACGACAGGTCTGGACCGCGCGACTGTCATGCCTACGACACATACGGCACCTACGACACCTCGCCGCACCCCCACCGGGAGGCCTCGCATGATCCGTCGCAAGCTGCGCCTGCTCGCCGTCGCGCTGACGGCAACCGTCCTCGTCCCACTGTCGATCGCCACCGCCCCCACCGCATCCGCGGCGGACACCTGCGCCGTGAAGTCCCGCCCGGCCGGCAAGGTCCTCCAGGGCTACTGGGAGAACTGGGACGGCTCGTCCAACGGTGTGCACCCGCCCTTCGGGTGGACGCCGATCACCGACTCCCGTATCGCCGCGCACGGCTACAACGTGATCAACGCGGCGTTCCCGGTCATCCGCTCCGACGGCACCGCGCTGTGGGAGGACGGGATGGACACGGGCGTGAAGGTGGCGACACCGGCCGAGATGTGCGCGGCCAAGGCGTCCGGCCGGACGATCCTGCTGTCCATCGGCGGGGCGGCGGCCGGGATCGACCTCAGTTCGTCCACGGTGGCCGACCGGTTCGTCGCGACGATCGTGCCCATCCTGAAGAAGTACAACTTCGACGGGATCGACATCGACATCGAGACGGGTCTCGTCGGCAGTGGCACCATCGGCCAACTCTCCACCTCGCAGGCCAACTTGATCCGCATCATCGACGGGGTGCTGTCCCAGATGCCGTCCAACTTCGGGCTGACCATGGCGCCCGAGACCGCGTACGTCACGGGCGGCAGCATCACGTACGGCTCGATATGGGGCGCGTATCTGCCGATCGTCAAGAAGTACGCGGACAACGGGCGCCTGTGGTGGCTGAACATGCAGTACTACAACGGCAGCATGTACGGCTGCTCCGGCGACTCGTACTCCGCGGGCACCGTCCAGGGTTTCACCGCCCAGACCGACTGCCTGAACAGGGGCCTTGTCGTCCAGGGCACCACCATCAAGGTGCCCTACGACAAGCAGGTGCCCGGACTCCCCGCGCAGTCGGGCGCCGGCGGCGGCTACATGTCACCGAGCCTCGTCTCCCAGGCCTGGAAGCACTACGGCACCAGCCTCAAGGGTCTGATGACCTGGTCGATCAACTGGGACGGCTCGAAGAACTGGACGTTCGGCGACAACGTGAAGACCCTGCAGGGCCGTTGACGCTCCAGTGCCGTACTTGGCGAGTCCGGCCAAGTACGGCACTCAGTCGTCGGCATCCCGAATCGCACCGTTGACGACGCGGTTGAGCATGAGAGCTCGGCACGCCGCTGGACTGCTCAAGCCACGGGAGGCGCTCGGCCCGGGAATACCGTGTCGCCATGGTGCGCGCCGGTGGCTCCCAGGCCGATCGAACGGACAGGCCTGCGGCTTCGGGCCGGCCCCTGGCCCCGCTTCTCGCGGTCTGCGCGGGCTACTTCATGGTCATCCTGGATGTGACCGTCATCAACGTCGCCGTTCCGGTGGTGGGACGGGAACTGTCGGCCTCGCTCACGGGGATCCAGTGGATCACGGACGGCTACACCCTGGTCTTCGCCGGTCTGCTGCTCACCGGCGGCGCGCTGGGCGACCGGCTGGGCAACCGCCGGATCTTCTGCACCGGGGTGGTGGTGTTCACCGTCGCCTCGGCCGGCTGCGGACTGGCCCGGAGTACAGGCACCCTGGTCGCCGCGCGGCTGTTGGAAGGACTCGGCGCGGCACTGATCGTGCCCGGCTCCCTGGCCCTCCTGCAACAGGCCTATCCCTCAGCCTCCGAGCGCTCTCGGGCCTTCGGCCTGTGGGGCTCCATGGCGGGCATCGCCGCCTCCGCCGGCCCTCTGCTGGGCGGCCTCCTGGTCACCACCGTGGGCTGGCGCTGGGTGTTCTTCATCAACCTGCCCGTCGGATGCGCGTGCCTGTGGCTGACGCTGCGCCATGTGCCCGCTTCGGCCCGGCGCAGGGACCGCCCGGTGGACTGGCCGGCCCAGTGCGCGCTCATCGCGATGGTGGCCCTGCTGACGGCCGTCCTCAACGAGGCCGGACGACGTGGCTGGACGGACCCGCTGATCCTCATGGGGGCCGGTTTGTGCCTGCTGGCGGCCGCCGCGTTCGTCCTGCGCGAGCATCTGGCCCGCGCCCCTGTGCTGCCCCTGCGACTGCTGCGCTCCCGCCCGATGAGCGGGGGAGCGGCCATCGGCCTGCTGTTCAACTTCGCCTTCTACGGCATGATCTTCACCGCCAGCGTGTACTTCCAGCATCATCGCGGCCTGACCGCGCTGCGCACCGGGATCGCCCTCTTCCCGGCGGTGGCCATGACCATGTTCGCCTCCATCCTGTCCGGGCGGCTGGCACGCCGCACCGGACACCGCCCGCTTGTGGTCACGGGCATGCTCCTGGGAGCGGCAGGTCTGGCGGGCTGGGCCGCCGCCGGCCCGAACCCGGACTACGTCCTGCTCGTGGCGCCGATGATGGCGGCGGGCTTCGGCACGTCCTTCGCCCTCACCGGATCAACCGCCACCGTGATGGCGGCCGCCCCGGACAAGTACTCCGGTACCGCCTCCGCCCTGTTCAACACCACCCGTCAGATCGGCAGCGCCACAGGCGTCGCGCTGGGAGGCTCACTGCTGGCGGGCGCCGCCGGCTTCACCACCGGGCTGCGGACCAGCATGGCCATCGGCGCGGCCGCGTACCTGACGGCCGCCGCCCTCGCGCTCTTCTGCGTCCCGCAGAAGGCACCTCGCACGGTCACCGACTGAACAGCGGCGGGGCCAGGGCAGGTACGCCGAAGAACGGGACATTCACGGCGTCGAGGCAGCACGAAGCCCCCGGTTCCCGCGAAGGGATCCGGGGGCTTGCGCGTGCAGAGCCGTACGAAATTCCGGGTCAGCAGCCGATCGGAATTCCGGGTCAGCAGCCGATCAGACGCGAGGCCAGGTAGCCCTCGATCTGGTCCAGCGACACGCGCTCCTGCTTCATCGAGTCGCGCTCGCGCACCGTCACCGCGTTGTCGTCGAGCGTGTCGAAGTCGACCGTGACGCAGAACGGCGTACCGATCTCGTCCTGGCGGCGGTAGCGGCGGCCGATGGCGCCGGCGTCGTCGAACTCGATGTTCCAGTGCTGGCGCAGGGCGGTGGCCAGACCCTTGGCCTTCGGGGAGAGCTCGGGGTTGCGCGACAGCGGGAGGACGGCGACCTTGACCGGCGCGAGGCGCGGGTCGAGGCGCAGCACCGTGCGCTTCTCCATCTTGCCCTTGGCGTTGGGGGCCTCGTCCTCGACGTAGGCGTCGAGGAGGAAGGCCAGCATCGCGCGGCCGACACCGGCGGCGGGCTCGATGACGTACGGAGTCCAGCGCTCGCCGGCCTCCTGGTCGAAGTAGGAGAGGTCCTGGCCGGAGGCTTTGGAGTGTGCGCTCAGGTCGTAGTCCGTGCGGTTGGCGACGCCCTCCAGCTCACCCCACTCGTTGCCGCCGAACTGGAAGCGGTACTCGATGTCGGCGGTGCGCTTGGAGTAGTGCGAGAGCTTCTCGGCCGGGTGGTCGTACCAGCGCATGTTCTCTTCGCGCAGACCGAGGCCGGTGTACCAGTTCCAGCGCTCCTGCATCCAGTACTCCTGCCACTTCTCGTCCTCGCCCGGCTTGACGAAGAACTCCATCTCCATCTGCTCGAACTCGCGGGTGCGGAAGATGAAGTTGCCGGGCGTGATCTCGTTGCGGAAGGACTTGCCCATCTGGGCGATGCCGAACGGCGGCTTGCGGCGCGAGGTGGTCTGCACCTGGGAGAAGTTGGTGAAGATGCCCTGCGCGGTCTCGGGGCGCAGGTAGGCGATGGAGCCGCTGTCCTGCGTGGGGCCGAGGTGGGTGGAGAGCAGGCCGGAGAACTGCTTGGGCTCGGTGAACTGGCCCTTGTTGCCGCAGTTGGGGCAGTTGATGTCCGCGAGGCCGTTCTCGGGCTGGCGGTGGTGCTTCGCCTCGTACGCCTCCTCCAGATGGTCGGCGCGGAAGCGCTTGTGGCAGGAGGTGCACTCGGTGAGCGGGTCGGTGAAGGTGGCGACGTGACCCGACGCGACCCAGACCTCGGTGGCAAGGATCACCGACGAGTCGATACCGACGACGTCCTCACGGGAGGTGACCATGTAGCGCCACCACTGGCGCTTGATGTTCTCCTTGAGCTCGACGCCGAGCGGGCCGTAGTCCCAGGCGGCGCGCTGTCCGCCGTAGATCTCACTACAGGGGAAAACGAAGCCACGGCGCTTGCTCAGGCTGACGATGGTGTCGATCTTGTCGGCGGCCACGGTGCTCTCTTCATTACGAACGGACGGCAGCGAATGCTTCAGGTTACCGGCGGGGCCCACCCCCGTATCAAATCGGTTGGGCACTGTGCCCGGAGTGCGGGCTTACCGACTGCTTACTCAAGGCCTTGACGAAGGGCTTGTTGACAATCGTTTCCAGATTTGTTGAAAATGACTGTCATGAACGTACGACGACGCCTCATATCCGGGTCCGCGGTCGCGGCGGCCACCGCCCTCGGCCTGGGCACCCTTTCCGCCTGCTCGGACTCGTCCGCGGCCGACAGCAGGAGCGGCGGGAAGCTCGACGTGGTGGCGTCGTTCTACCCCCTGCAGTACCTCGCCGAACAGATCGGCGGGACGCATGTGAAGGTCACGAACCTGACGCAGCCCGGTCAGGAGCCGCACGACCTGGAGATCAGCGCCAAGCAGACCGCGCAGCTCCAGGAGGCGGACGCCGTCCTCTACCTCAAGAACCTGCAGCCGGCCGTCGACGACGCCGTGGCGCAGTCCGAGGTCAAGACCAAGATCGACGCCGCGTCGCTGACCACGCTGGAGAAGCACGGCAACGAGGTCGGCGGGCACGCGGCCGCCCACGACGACACCAAGGGCGAGGAGACCGGCGGCACTGACCCGCACGTCTGGCTCGACCCGGTGAGGTACGCCGAGGTCGCCCAGGGTGTCGGCAAGGCCCTGGAGAAGGAAGACCCGGACCACGCGGCGGACTACAAGAAGAACACCGAAGCGCTGGTCAAGAAGCTGGACGGCCTCAACACCCAGTACAAGGACGGGCTGGCGAACACCAGGACCAAGGTCTTCATCACCACGCACGCCGCCTTCGGTTACCTCGCCGAGCGCTATGGCCTCACCGAGGAGGCCATCAACGGCCTGGACCCGGAGTCGGAGCCCAGCGCGAACCGTGTGAAGGACCTTGAGAAGATGGCGAAGGCCGACGGCGTCTCGACGGTCTTCTACGAGACGCTCGTCAGCGACAAGACCGCCAGGACCATCGCCGGCGACGCGGGCCTCAAGACGGACGTCCTCGACCCGATCGAGGGCATCACCGACAAGTCCAAGGGCAGCGACTACCTGCAGGTCATGGAGTCGAACCTGAAGGCGCTGCAGACGGCTCTCGGCGCCAAGTGATCACCATGGAGGACCCCGTGAGCGAGCCCGTCATATCCCTGCGCGGCGTGACCGCCGAGCTGGGCTCGCGCCCGGTCCTGCGTGGCATCGACCTCAGCGTGCACCGCGGTGAGGTCGTCGCGCTGCTCGGCGCCAACGGCTCCGGGAAGTCGACCGCCGTACGCAGTGTCATCGGCCAAGTCGCCATCAGCGGCGGGGAGATCGAGATCTTCGGCACCCCGCGCCGCCGCTTCCGGGACTGGCACCGCGTGGGGTACGTCCCGCAGCGCACGACCGCCGCCGGTGGCGTGCCCGCGACGGTCACCGAGATCGTCTCCTCCGGGCGACTGTCCCGTGCCCGCTTCGGCATGCTGCGCAAGGCCGACCACGAGGCCGTACGACGGGCCCTGGAGCTCGTCGGGATGGCGGACCGCGCCAAGGACTCGGTGAACGCGCTGTCGGGCGGCCAGCACCAGCGTGTGCTGATCGCCCGCGCGCTCGCCTCCGAACCCGAGCTGCTGATCATGGACGAGCCGATGGCGGGCGTCGACCTGGCCAGCCAGGAGGTGCTGGCGGCGACCCTGCGCGAGCAGGTCGCCCAGGGCACCTCCGTCCTGCTCGTCCTGCACGAGCTGGGCCCCCTGGAGCCGCTGATCGACCGCGCGGTCGTGCTGCGCGACGGCTGCGTCCTGCACGACGGCCCGCCCCCGCAGGCGGTCGGCCAGCACGCGCTGCCCGGCCACGACCACGTACACCCGCACGCGGCTCACGATGCCGAACCGATCCGGACGGGACTGCTGAGCTGATGGACATCCTCGAATACGCCTTCATGCAGCGGGCCCTGCTCGCCGCCGTCCTCGTGGGCATCACCGCGCCCGCCGTCGGCATCTACCTCGTGCAGCGCCGCCAGGCCCTCATGGGTGACGGAATCGGCCACGTCGCGATGACGGGAGTCGGGCTCGGCTTCCTGCTGTCCACCAACCCCGTGTGGATGGCGACGGCCGTCTCGGTCCTCGGCGCCGTCCTCATGGAGCTGATCCGCTGGTACGGCAAGACGCGCGGCGACATCGCCCTCGCCATGCTCTTCTACGGCGGTATGGCGGGCGGCGTGATGTTCATCAACCTCGCGCCGACCGGCTCGAACGCCAACCTGACCTCGTACCTCTTCGGCTCGCTGTCCACCGTCTCCGAGTCCGACGTGACGGCGATCTGCGTGCTGGCCGCCTTCGTCGTCCTCGTCACCCTGGGCCTGCGCCGCCAGCTGTTCGCGGTCAGCCAGGACGAGGAGTTCGCGCGGGTGACGGGGCTGCCGGTGCGCGCCCTGAACCTGCTCACGGCGATCACGGCGGCGGTGACGGTCACGGTCGCGATGCGGGTCGTGGGCCTGCTCCTGGTGTCCGCCCTGATGGTGGTCCCGGTGGCCGCGGCCCAGCAGCTCAGCCGCAGCTTCGCCGCCACCTTCGCGATTGCGGTGGCCATCGGCGTGAGCGTGACCATCGGCGGCACCGTGACCTCGTACTACCAGGACGTGCCGCCGGGCGCGACGATCGTGCTGCTGACGATTGGCGCGTTCATTGCGCTGACGGCGCTGGCGACTCCGCTGGCCCGGCGCCGGGCCCGGGCACTCGCCGCCGCGCAGGCCGCCGGGGACCCGGCAGAATGCGCGATTCCGGCCACGCGCGGCCAGGAGACGAAGGTCGGCGTCTGACTACGCACAGTCCGGACTGGCACAATGGCCGGGCAAGGGCAGACGCGAGGAGGCAACGGTGACAACCGCTGGATCGCCCGTACGGGGCCGTTCCACCCGGCAGCGTGCCGCCGTGGCGGCGGCGCTCGACGAGGTGGACGAGTTCCGCAGTGCGCAGGAGCTCCACGACATGCTCAAGCACAAGGGCGACTCCGTCGGGCTCACCACCGTGTACCGCACGCTGCAGTCCCTCGCCGACGCGGGCGAGGTGGACGTCCTGCGCACCTCCGACGGCGAGTCCGTCTACCGCCGCTGCTCCACCGGCGAGCACCACCACCACCTCGTCTGCCGCGTCTGCGGCAAGGCCGTCGAGGTCGAGGGCCCGGCCGTCGAGAAGTGGGCGGAGGCCATCGCGTCGGAACACGGGTACGTGAACGTGGCGCACACGGTGGAGATCTTCGGCACCTGCGCGGAGTGCGCCGCCGCGAAGGGCTGACGCGACCGCCGCAGCCGTGCGCGTCCCCGCCCCCACCTTCTCAACCGTCATAGCTGCGGGCATGCGCGCCGCTGGGGGCGGCGCCCTGGACGCCGGGTGCCGTCGCAGCCGTCATAGCTGTGGGCATGCGTGCCGCTAAGGGCGGCACCCACACGCAGCTCCCGTAGATGTGTGCACGCGCGCCGCCCCCCGCCTTCGTAGCTGTGGGCATGCGTGCCGCTAGGGGCGGCACGGGTGGGCACAGCGGCACCCCGTAACCGCCGGGCCGCGTGACCCACCCTCGACCTCAGCCCCGGTGCCGGGAACCCTTGTCACAACGGCACCCGGTGCTGGTGGCTGTGCCCACCCGTCCCGCCCAGCGGGACGATTGCCCACAGCGGTACCAGCAGGACGGCCGCCCACAGCGGAAGCGGTACCGGTGGCGGTTGCAGGCGGCGTCAGTTGCCTTCGGGGCGGCCCTTCATGGCCTCCTCCATCGCGAGCAGCTGCTCGTTCGGGACGGCGCCGCCGAAGCGGCGGTCGCGGGAGGCGTACTCGACGCAGGCGCGCCACAGGTCACGGCGGTCGAAGTCCGGCCACAGCACGTTCTGGAAGACCATCTCGGCGTAGGCGCTCTGCCAGAGCAGGTAGTTCGAGGTGCGCTGCTCGCCGCTGGGCCGCAGGAACAGGTCCACGTCCGGCATGTCCGGGTAGTAGAGGTACTTCGCGAAGGTCTTCTCGGTGACCTTGGACGGATCGAGCCGCCCCGCCTTCACGTCCTCCGCCAAGGCCAGCGCGGCATCGGCGATCTCGGCACGACCGCCGTAGTTCATGCAGAAGTACAGCGTCAGCCGGTCGTTGCCCTTGGTCTGCTCCTGGGCGACCTGAAGCTCCTTGGCCACCGACTTCCACAGCTTGGGCATCCGGCCCACCCAGCGGACCCGGATGCCGAGTTCGTCGAGCTGGTCACGGGTCTTGCGGATGAAGTCGCGGTTGAAGTTCATCAGGAAGCGCACCTCGTCGGGCGAGCGCTTCCAGTTCTCGGTGGAGAAGGCGTACAGCGAGATCGCGCCGACGCCCATCTCGATCGCGCCCTGCAACACGTCGAGGACGCGCTCGGCACCGACCTTGTGCCCCTCGGTACGCGGCAGCCCACGGTCCTTGGCCCAGCGTCCGTTCCCGTCCATGACGATCGCCACATGGTTCGGCACCAGCTCACCGGGGAGCTTCGGCGCGCGGGCACCGGACGGGTGCGGTTCCGGCGTCCTGTACTCGCGGCGCTGGCGTCCCAGGATCCCGCGTACGACCATGTGCTTCTCGTCTCCTCGGTTCTCTTACGTCGGTTCTCTTAAGGCTGTTTCTCTACGTAACGCAGGGAGCGCAGTCCGCGCTCCAGATGCCAGTGCAGATAGGCCGACACCAGCCCGCTGCCCTCCCTGACATGTCGCGGCTCGCACGCGTCCGCGGTCTCCCAGTCTCCCGTCAGCAGCGCGCCGAGCAGTTCCAGGGCCTGCGCCGAGGGTACGACGCTGCCGGGCACCCGGCAGTCGACGCAGACGGAACCTCCCGCCGCGACCGAGAAGAACCGATTCGGTCCCGGCATCCCGCACTTCGCGCAGGCGCTGAAGCTGGGCGCGTAGCCGTTCACGGCGAGGGAGCGCAGCAGGAAGGCGTCGAGGACGAGGTGCGGTTCGTGCTCGCCGCGGGCGAGGGTGCGGAGCGCGCCGACCAGCAGCAGATACTGCTGCACGGCGGGCTCCCCTTCATGGTCGGTGAACCGCTCGGCGGTCTCCAGCATGGCCGTCCCGGCGGTGTACCGCGCGTAGTCGGTGACGATCCCGCCACCGTAGGGAGCGATCGTCTCGCTCTGCGTGCACAGCGGCAGCCCACGCCCGACCAGCTCGCTCCCCCGCGCGAAGAACTGCACGTCCACGTGCGAGAAGGGCTCGAGCCGCGCCCCGAACTTCGACTTGGTGCGCCGCACGCCACGGGCGACGGCGCGTACGCGACCGTGACCACGGGTGAGCAAGGTGATGATCCGGTCCGCCTCACCCAGCTTCTGCGTCCGCAGGACAACGCCGTCGTCCCGAAAAAGACTCATCGCGCACTCCCGCGGGATTTCGGCTGGAGGTACGGCCCGCGGCGCAGCCGCAATCGGATGCAGTGTCCCCCGGGAGACTGCATCATGATCCGGTCCGCCTCACCCAGCTTCTGGGTGCGCAGCACGATGCCGTCGTCGCGGAACAGACTCATGGGGCCATTCTCGCGTACGGAGTCAGCGTGCGTGGTCGGGGTGGCTGATCGCTTCCCAGGGAGCCAAGTTCCAGGGGCTGGCCTTGTTCGCCGGGTCCAGGAGGGACTTCAGGTGCGCGTCGGAGGCGGCCTGCGGGGCGGGGAAGTTCGCGTCCGGCGTGCCCTGCAGGTTGTCCCGCCAGACCATCCGGCCCAGCAGATAGTGCTCGGCGTACTCGTTCCAGGAGGCGTACGACCGCACCACCGCCGGCACGATGTTCTTGAGCGCGGTCCACGCCTCGGCCTCGCTCAGCATCCCGCAGGCGAAGCCCCGGCGGGAGATGTCCACATACAGCCCGGCGTCCCACGCCAGTGGTTCGAAGCCGAGCCGCAGCCGCGCCCGGGTGCGGTATCCGGTCCGCGAGAGGTCGTCGAGCCGGCCGACCAGAGCGTCACGCGAGGTGATCTCCCACTGGTCGGCCAGCCACCGCCGGGCCTTCTCGTCGTCGATGCGGGTGAACGGGTACAGGGTCGTCCGCGACGCGTCCCGGTCCCGGCTCACCGGCGCACTGAGCGACACCATCCACAGCTGGTGCGTGGTGAGGGGAACGGGGTACTTGCTCGCAGCCTTCGGCTTGCGACGGTTCCATATCGCCATGGCGCCGCACCCTATGTCACGCCGTGGCTCACAGGGAGCAGGGCACTTCCCCCTTCAAGCCCCTCCAAGCCCCTTCAAGGGACCTCCCCCCGACTGCGTGCGTTCGCGTACGCCGTCGCCGCGCTGAGCCGTTCCGCCGCGGTGGCTCGCCGTACGGCGTCCGGTTCACAGTCCCACTCCTTGCCACCGCCGAGCGGTCTCAGCTGTACGTACGGCCCCTCGTACCCCATGACCATTCCCACCTTCCCTGTACGCGTGTCCACGGCGTAGGAGCCGATCGGTGGCGGCTTCACCGCAGGGCCGCCGCGAGCCGGGCGGCGACCTCGACGGAACAGCCGCCCAATTCGACCAGCGGACAAGGTGCCTCGCGCGCCAAAGTCGCCGGGTCGATCCGCAGTGACGGCAACGAAATTCCGGCGTCGGCGAGCGCCGCCCGCAATTCCTTCACTGTTTCCTCCGCCTCTTCGACGCACTGCGCCGAGTGTCGTCCCCCGAGTAGTACGTGTCGTTCCTTCACCGTGCTCCCCTGTCCCTTTGAGTTTCACTCTTCGCATCTCCAGGGTGACGCTCTGCATCTACACTCGGCAGGAGTCTGTCCTCTACAAGTGCGGCGCAGCGTAAGGGGGTTGGCCTGTGGCCAACGGTTCGCGGCAGGCGGCCTGGGACTTCTTCGGGGCGGAGCTGAAGCGACGCCGCGAGGAAGCCGGTTTCACTCAGGTGGAGTTGGGCGCCCGGGTTTTCGTATCCGGGGGTTACATCGGTCAGTTCGAACAGGCTATTCGGAAACCCCAGTTGGATGTGGCGCAGAGGATCGACGAGATCCTGCAAACCGACGGTTTTTTCGAGCGCACGTGGCGAAAGCTGATCGATGACAAGCGGTACGCGGATTATTTCGCGGAGGTTGTGGAGCTGGAGCGGACGGCGACGAAGATTGCCGAGTTCGCCCCGACGCTCGTGCCGGGCTTGTTGCAGACGGCCGCATACGCACATGCGGTCACGCTCGCGGCCAACCCGTTCGTCACGGACGAGTACGTCGAGGAGAAGGTGACCGCACGACTGGAGCGGGCTCGTATCCTCGGCGACGCTACAAGGCCCGAGTATTGGGTGGTGCTGCACGAGAACGCGCTGCGTATCCCGGTGGGCGGGGCGGCGGCGATGGCCGGGCAGCTCGACCGCATCGCGGGGATGGTGCGGGAGCACAAAGTGGTGGTGCAGGTACTGCCGTATGCGGCTGGAGCGCACGCTTCTATGACCGGGGACCTGCGGCTCATGGAGTTCGAGGATGCGCCGCCAACTGCCTATACAGAGACCTCGTTTTCAGGAACGCTGATGGACGACCCAGCAGTGGTGAAGCGCACACAGCGGGCATACGATCTGCTCAGGGCCGTCGCACTGTCGCCGGAGACGTCCCTCGCCCTGATCGAATCGGCGGCGGAGGACTTCAGACGATGCGCGAGTACGACCTGAGCAACGCCCGCTGGCGCAAGAGCAGTTACAGCAACGGCGAGGGCGGAAACTGCATCGAGGTCGCGTACGACTTCATCGGCGCCGCCGAGTGGCGTAAGAGCACGTACAGCAACGGCGAAGGCGGCGAGTGCGTCGAAGTAGCCGACGGAGTCCCCGGCGTCGTACCCGTCCGTGACAGCAAGGTCCCGGACGGCCCCGTCCTGCTGGTCAGTGCCCTCGCCTGGACGGAGTTCGTCGGCGCCGTCACGAGGTGACCGTGCCGCCGGTTCTCACGTGGCTGTGGGACCGCCCCCACAGCCACGCCACCGACCGGACCTCACCGGTTCGCGGAAACCAACCCCGCCTCATAAGCGATGATCACCAGCTGCACCCGGTCCCTCGCGTCCAGCTTCGACAGCAGGCGGGTGAGGTACGTCTTCGCCGTGGCCACGCTGATGAAGAGCTGTTCGGCTATCTCGGTGTTGGACAGGCCCGTGCCGACCAGGGTCAGGACCTCGCGCTCCCGCTCCGTGATGCCCTTCAACTCCCGGCGCCTGCCGGTCTGTTCGGGGCGTGAGGCCGTGAGGTCCTGGATCAGGCGGCGCGTGACGCTGGGGGCGATGAGCGCGTCGCCGGCGGCCACGACTCGTACCGCCCCGATGATGTCGTCCAGCGCCATGTCCTTGACGAGGAAGCCGGACGCGCCCGCGCGGAGCGCCCCGTACACGTAATCGTCGTCGTCGAAGGTGGTGAGGACGACGATCCGCGCGTCGCCGGAACCGTCCGCCGTGATCAGGCGGGTCGCCTCGATGCCGTCCATGCCCGGCATGCGGATGTCCATGACGACGACGTCCGGGGCGAGCTGCCCGGCCAGCGCCACCGCCTCTTCGCCGTCGGCGGCCTCCCCCACCACCTCCAGGTCCTCGATGTCGGCGATGACCATCCGCAGGGCCGTACGGATGAGTTGCTGGTCGTCGGCCAGTACGACCCGGATCGTCATCGCGCTCCCACCTGGACCGGGACCGGGAGACGGGCCGTCACCCGGAAGCCGCCCTCGGGGCGCGGTCCGGCCGTGAACTCGCCGTGCAACAGGGACACTCGCTCGCGCATGCCGACGATTCCGAAGCCCGTGTCGGTGATGCTGCCCCGGCCCCGGCCGTGGTCAGTGACGTCGATGGCGACTTCCTCGTCCCGGTAGTCGACGGTCACCCGGCAGGCGGTCGTGCCCGCGTGGCGTACGACGTTGGTGATGGACTCCTGGATTATCCGGAACGCCGACAGGTCTATGCCCGAGGGGAGTTGGCGCCGCTCGCCCCGCAGGCTGACCTGCACGCGG harbors:
- a CDS encoding metal ABC transporter permease, with translation MDILEYAFMQRALLAAVLVGITAPAVGIYLVQRRQALMGDGIGHVAMTGVGLGFLLSTNPVWMATAVSVLGAVLMELIRWYGKTRGDIALAMLFYGGMAGGVMFINLAPTGSNANLTSYLFGSLSTVSESDVTAICVLAAFVVLVTLGLRRQLFAVSQDEEFARVTGLPVRALNLLTAITAAVTVTVAMRVVGLLLVSALMVVPVAAAQQLSRSFAATFAIAVAIGVSVTIGGTVTSYYQDVPPGATIVLLTIGAFIALTALATPLARRRARALAAAQAAGDPAECAIPATRGQETKVGV
- a CDS encoding Fur family transcriptional regulator, translating into MTTAGSPVRGRSTRQRAAVAAALDEVDEFRSAQELHDMLKHKGDSVGLTTVYRTLQSLADAGEVDVLRTSDGESVYRRCSTGEHHHHLVCRVCGKAVEVEGPAVEKWAEAIASEHGYVNVAHTVEIFGTCAECAAAKG
- a CDS encoding isoprenyl transferase codes for the protein MVVRGILGRQRREYRTPEPHPSGARAPKLPGELVPNHVAIVMDGNGRWAKDRGLPRTEGHKVGAERVLDVLQGAIEMGVGAISLYAFSTENWKRSPDEVRFLMNFNRDFIRKTRDQLDELGIRVRWVGRMPKLWKSVAKELQVAQEQTKGNDRLTLYFCMNYGGRAEIADAALALAEDVKAGRLDPSKVTEKTFAKYLYYPDMPDVDLFLRPSGEQRTSNYLLWQSAYAEMVFQNVLWPDFDRRDLWRACVEYASRDRRFGGAVPNEQLLAMEEAMKGRPEGN
- the recO gene encoding DNA repair protein RecO; the protein is MSLFRDDGVVLRTQKLGEADRIITLLTRGHGRVRAVARGVRRTKSKFGARLEPFSHVDVQFFARGSELVGRGLPLCTQSETIAPYGGGIVTDYARYTAGTAMLETAERFTDHEGEPAVQQYLLLVGALRTLARGEHEPHLVLDAFLLRSLAVNGYAPSFSACAKCGMPGPNRFFSVAAGGSVCVDCRVPGSVVPSAQALELLGALLTGDWETADACEPRHVREGSGLVSAYLHWHLERGLRSLRYVEKQP
- a CDS encoding DUF1266 domain-containing protein, with amino-acid sequence MAIWNRRKPKAASKYPVPLTTHQLWMVSLSAPVSRDRDASRTTLYPFTRIDDEKARRWLADQWEITSRDALVGRLDDLSRTGYRTRARLRLGFEPLAWDAGLYVDISRRGFACGMLSEAEAWTALKNIVPAVVRSYASWNEYAEHYLLGRMVWRDNLQGTPDANFPAPQAASDAHLKSLLDPANKASPWNLAPWEAISHPDHAR
- a CDS encoding helix-turn-helix domain-containing protein, whose product is MANGSRQAAWDFFGAELKRRREEAGFTQVELGARVFVSGGYIGQFEQAIRKPQLDVAQRIDEILQTDGFFERTWRKLIDDKRYADYFAEVVELERTATKIAEFAPTLVPGLLQTAAYAHAVTLAANPFVTDEYVEEKVTARLERARILGDATRPEYWVVLHENALRIPVGGAAAMAGQLDRIAGMVREHKVVVQVLPYAAGAHASMTGDLRLMEFEDAPPTAYTETSFSGTLMDDPAVVKRTQRAYDLLRAVALSPETSLALIESAAEDFRRCASTT
- a CDS encoding DUF397 domain-containing protein; protein product: MREYDLSNARWRKSSYSNGEGGNCIEVAYDFIGAAEWRKSTYSNGEGGECVEVADGVPGVVPVRDSKVPDGPVLLVSALAWTEFVGAVTR
- a CDS encoding response regulator, producing the protein MTIRVVLADDQQLIRTALRMVIADIEDLEVVGEAADGEEAVALAGQLAPDVVVMDIRMPGMDGIEATRLITADGSGDARIVVLTTFDDDDYVYGALRAGASGFLVKDMALDDIIGAVRVVAAGDALIAPSVTRRLIQDLTASRPEQTGRRRELKGITEREREVLTLVGTGLSNTEIAEQLFISVATAKTYLTRLLSKLDARDRVQLVIIAYEAGLVSANR